The following is a genomic window from Lagenorhynchus albirostris chromosome 2, mLagAlb1.1, whole genome shotgun sequence.
TCACTACCCTTTCGCAGATGTGAGAATATGTAAGTATTAGCAATCAAAAGCTTTGTACAGTTTCAAAATGCCATATTCTATGTAGAGAAACTATTAACAGTTAAACAAcctgaaataatagaaaaattttaaaaaacaaaacaaaacaatgtatgTGTACAGCAACTGAAGATCAGTTAATGGATGTGGGTAAATCTACTGAATAGGATCTGCTATCATTAAAATGATTGTTAGAGATCGTTTAAAACCATGATAAAATGTCCACAATACATTaagctaaaatgaaaaaacttCCAAATAGTGTAATTCCaatcttaatatatatataaacatgtatatacaAAGAATAACCGATAGGCTGGCAGGAATATATAGAATCAAGATGAGAATATCCTATGCCAAAATCTTAAACATTTCAGATTAATGattgttttattatcttttatgtttttctgcatgttacaaattttctataatgaatatgTACAACTCTCATACACAGGATAAAAAGTaactgttccttaaaaaaatcagaCCCCACAGGCAGCACACAGATCCAAGATTATAAACAAATATTCCACAACCAAGTGAAATGTAAAtagaaaactcaaaatatatGAGTAAACTCTGCAGATAGACTTAACTCTCTACCTCTCCTcctaactaaataaatgaattacgTCAAGTAAGATTAATGAAGACAGATGAAGAAAGTCAACTTTTCCAAATGACAAATTTGTCATGCCTAAACAATCAGCCTTTTGTAACTtagaaagtattttctaattgaCACTAAACATGTTAAGAGGCTGAAAGTTATTAAGTAGACTgcaaattatgttttatattgGTCTAACCAGTTTAACaactaacatttaaaatttacaatgtggggcttccctggtggcacagtggttgagagtccgcctgccgatgcaggggacacgggttcgtgccccggtccgggaagatcccacatgccgcggagcggctaggcccgtgagccatggccgctgagcctgcgcatcccgagcctgtactctgcaatgggagaggccacaacagtgagaggcccgcataccgcaaaaaaataataataataaaataaaataaaataaaatttacaatgtGCTTATACACACATTATCAAACAGAACACTTTTGGTATCTAtccaaaatggaatttaaaacttTAAGTACTGTAATTTGAAGTAATTTGGTCATTTTAAGTAACTGAAGATTACAAAGGCTGTAACACTACAATAGGAAGAATAAACTTAAAGGGTATacaaaactatatttaaatttaaagggAATACGAAACTGGGATATGTGGGACTCAGGCCTTAAAGACATCAAAGTAATCGTACAATTAAGATAATTTTACTTACGAATATGCTCAAGCCAACTGTCAGAATGCTGATACATAGAgtaaaaaaattaaggaagataCTAGTATCAGTAGTAAGATATTCACTACtgagaacagattttaaaaggacCCTTCTTGAAGTTTAAGCAATGATCAgtaagagattgaaatgagactCAAATTACTGGCTTAATTTTGCTGTAAAAAATGTAATGCTTACTAGgtataatgaaatataatgaaaatactttaaggaaatgttttcaaaatcaCTCAGGGATAaacttatcttttcaaattatgtgtaGTTATGACTTATTTCTGACAGATGAGAAACAGTCTATAATGATCCATGGGTTTCTGGTTTCTGAAACAGAAATTTCTTCCTCCTCAGCACTTCTATAGTACTTTATTTGCACCTGTCTTAAGTCACTGATCAACTCTTATCTTTTCATGTTACTAGCATATCTATCTTACCACCTTATCAGACAGAAACTCTTCTGCACATAGAAGCTTACAAATACGTCATAATAAATTATGCTATGTTCATTACAAACGTTAATGGTAATCACATTATAAACTATACACTTTTCTACCATTCAGAATAATTGTTAGAAATGTTTTCctgtaaaaataatatacaaattattAAAGTATGTGtcaataagaaaaatgaataagccaTAACTCTGTCACAGTAATACAGGAAttgattctttttctgaaatcttACTTTGCATATACATCTTACAGCAGCAATCAAAATGAAATATAGTCATTAACTCATTTTAGTTCAGTAGGGTAGAATTTGCATCGTGGATCAATTTCAGTAAAGGTCAAAAAAATTCTAGCCTCTTCCAAAATTAAACATGTTATAATTATGCAGACATGCAGGTAAAGACTGgaaaataagggacttccctggcagtccagtggttaagactccgcgcttccactgcagggggcacaagtttgatccctggtcgggggactaagatcccgcaggccgagcggcgcggcccccgccccccgcaaaaaaaagaaagactggaaaATAACGTGTGAAAtgcaaaacatgaaaataattatgtttggGTGATGGAGTTActgaaaatttctttcatttgtagAAAAAGTGCTGAAGTAAAaccaaaagctgaaaaaaaatttatctaaTGAGATTTTCAGGCAGTTTTAAAACATGACAATATCTTTTAGCCCTTcactgaatgcttactatgtgccaggtactattctaggtgctggagaaAACAAAATTCCTGCCTTTATGAACTTTACAGTACAGtgaggaaaagtaaaaagaaaacaaagtaaacaagaTAATTTCCATTAAGGTTGCTTCTGCTCTTTAGAAAACTGAACAGGGCAATGAGATAAGTATTACAGACTGGGTTTGGGAGAACCACCTAAGACTGAGGACACTGAAAATGGCTTGCTGGcgtgacatctgagctgagatctgaataaTGAGATGGACAAAAGGCTGAGAGAAGAACTACGCTGAAGGATCAGCAAAAATGAAGATCCTGAGGTAGGTGAGCTTCATGTATATGTGGACAGAGTGTAGTGAGCTAGGTAAGCGAGGAAAAGGCTTAGAACATGAGGAGCCTTGAAGGTaaaagtttagattttattcctAATTTGTTAAGAAGCCACTGGGGTGGAGGGAGtggtttaaaaagtaaacaacatgtttttcacttttttgtgaACTTATTTTGGAGAATGGATTATAAGAGGACGTGAGTAGAAGCAAGGGAGCTATTAACAATAGTTCAGGTGAGAGGTTATGGAGGTTTGAAAGAATGGTAGCAACCAGGATGGAGACAAGCATTTGGATTCAAGATATAGTCTAGGTCAGAAACAAAAGGACTTGCTGATtggatgtgagagagagaggactgAAGGTCTTGGCTTGTAAAACCATTTATTTAGATGAAGAAGACTGGCAGGAAGAACAGGTTTGGgttcttttgaattttaagttTGAGATGCAAAACCAGGTgagaatgttgatttttttttaaaatgtaaataaacaagcttgggaattccctggtggtgcagtggttaagaatccacctgccaatgcagggaacacaggttcgagctctggtccgggaagatcccacacgccacggagcaactaagcccgtgtgccacaactactgagcctgcgctctagagcccgcgagccacaactgctgagcccacgtgccacaactactgaagcccgtgcgcctagagcccgtgctccgcaacaagaagccaccacaacgagaagcccgtgcaccgcaatgaagagcagcccccacttgccacaagtagagaaagcccgtgcgcagcaacaaagacccaacacagccaaaaataaataaatttataaaaaataaaaaaaatagggcttccctggtggcgcagtggttgggagtccgcctgatgatgcaggggacacgggttcgtgccgcggtccgggaagatcccacatgctgcggagcggctgggcctgtgagccatggccgctgagcctgcgcgtccggagcctgtgctccgcaacgggagaggccacaacagtgagatgcccgcgtaccgcaaaaaaaaataataataataaaaataaataaataaacaagcttGACTTTCAATTATTGAAATCCCCCTATAAGcttgagaagaaaaagaggaaccgtgtttcttatctttgttccccCGAAGCCTAACACTGCCTGGTACATATAATATTCTGTACCTAGTAAAATTTTTTGAGGAGGAGGATGGCTTTTTGTTACCAAAATCAAAAATCCTTGAGGACAGCAGTTCCATGTCTACACTATAACTAAGAAAGCGCTTTGGTACCTAAGTGGGACCACCTGCCAATGCCCAGGTGAATGATTTCTATGTGACCgtaatatttatatttggcttcagccgtaaaaaattatttttgcagtGTTCAGACTCTCTCAAGTGAaggtcttgtttttcttttgagtgtAGTTTTATGTGctcaaagctgttaaaaaaaaaattaccctttaACATGAAGGGCTAGGACTCCAGGTACATTTACAACCAAAAAAAGATTCGACTTCTAAATGACCTGCATCTGGACAACGGAGACGTTAAGTACCTCACACCCAGCAGATGAAAGCCAATTAGCAAAGGAAGCAACTCCTTCTCACCAGCAATAAACCGAAAGAGGTTcaaaaaggggaggggaagaacatttgtatttactgaacatcttttACAGACTTGGCACCATGTCAGAACTACGTCCCTTAGATTCTCAAAACAGTGAGGAAGGTATTCATTTTCAccacccattttagagatgagagcTCAGAGTACCTCGCTCTCTCTACTTCATCCAGTCACCTCACCTTACAGCTCAAGTCTGAGTCCTTGCCTCTCCCCGCTCCCGCCGCCCCATGGAAAAGTACTCACGCTTAACTGCACGTACAGAGCAACTCAAAGGCCCAGAGAAATGGCAGAAAACGCCACATCCACTGCCAAAACCTCTGTCAGAACACCTCTGCAAGCCCTTCGGATGCCAAAGCCAGGCATGCCTTCGGTCTCGGCACCCACGGCTCTCGCACGCCCTTCCTCCCCTCGCTTACTCATCTCGCTCATcaacagagaaaggagagggttGAAGCCGCAGGAACCCAACACGGCCTTGCAGCGGGTGTGATGAGACAGGAGAGAAGGTTGGAGACAGGCCCCACACCCCTCTCTAGGTGGAAGTGACAATGAAGGATATAAGGAGCCGAGGCAGGACAGATGGCAGTTCCCGGCGGCATAGCTCCTCCGGCCAGCTACTTAATTCTTCCAGGGGAACCGCGCTCGCCGGGACAGCGCGTTCCTGAGACATGCTTTCGCCCAAGACCAAAGCTTCGAAACACTCCCGCCGGGGCCGAGACCGGAAACTCCCACCGTCCCGGCAGGCCTTGCGAGCCAAAACCATAGAGAGGAAGGGCGCCGCTTTCCTTAGTGAGCCCGGGCCCCACACGACTGGGAATAAAGCCGGGCTTGTCTGGCCCGCGGAGGCCTCGACACGCTGGTGCGCGCTTTCAGTCGGGAGGGTCTGGCCGGATTACTCTGGAGCTGGGAACCTGCCGGGGAGCTAGCGTCCACAGGTCTGGATCGGTGTAACGTTGCTTTTGAGACGCTTTGGGGGAGGTGAGGGCCGGGAGTCCACAGATTTGCTACACTCCGTCCCTTGGGGCTTTGAGGTTGCACATCTGGTGTCGGGTTTGACCTGGGACTTACAGCCAGAAATGACTCCAAGCCCCGCTGTGAAATGGGATAGAAACAGGCGCCTTCCTACCCACTTAATGTGTTGACCCTACTCTGTACGTCCTATGTAATGGGGATAAAGACCCACCTGCCAGAACTGTTGTGCAAATTGAAGTAGACGGTATATTTTAAGTGTCTAGCCAGTAGATACAGAGAAGAGTCTCTTTATTAAGTTGCTTCCATTTTCTACGGATCTCCCCGCACAGTTCAGTGCCCTTATTCTGTGTCAAGCTAATCTTTACTAATTACTCCACAGTTACCTCACTCCCAGTACACTTAGAGCTGCAGGTCTCCACGAAATGTTTGTAGTGAGGTCATCTGAATGAATTTACACACATCAGAGCATACCTGTGCCTGTTTTTAAAGGGATGTTCATTTATCAAAATACAATCTTGAAGTCCTGTTACTTGAAACAGTAACAGATTGAAGAGATTCTGGCAGTTTCGGAAGTTAATATGTTTGGGCAGGGTCGTGACAGATGAAACACACTAAATAGCTAGGCTTGTCATTTCCTGCCTGAGAATTTTGGACTTTACCTTATTTCtagttgttgctgctgctgttattttgtttgtttttacggTTTATTCTcttctccagctttttttttttaagatgtcgggggtaggagtttattaattaatttatttatttttgctgtgttgggtcttcgtttctgtgcgagggctttctctagttgtggcaagcgggggccactcttcatcgcggtacgcgggcctctcactatcgtggcttCTCactgtttcggagcacaggctccaaacgcgcaggctcagtacttgtggctcccgggcctagttgctccgcggcatgtgggatcctcccagaccagggctcaaacccgtgtcccctgcattagcaggcagattctcaagctctgtgccaccagggaagccctcttctgcaGCTTTTGAAACctgaagggtgtgtgtgttttcaagtCTCTTTACCTCCCTGTCCCTCCACCGCTTTCATAGAAAAGGCAGCTGCTGGGGGTGGAGCAGGGGACTGTTTAATATTACATTTACGTAAAATGtgtcattttgctttttaataacaattttcttttttttttctccagagctAAATtgaaaaaagagcaaagaccTCTTAAAAGTCATTTGGAAATATCTCTGAATATTGTAACTGTTTATAAGCAGCTAAAGAGAAATGGATCTCCAGCAAAACTAACAGAATAATTGAAGCAGGTTTACGTGTGTGTCATCAGTTCTATCCAGAAGTTGAAGAACCTTCCTTTGAGTTTAACGATTGTGTGCATTTTATGAGAGAATGacttttcaatttaatttcaCTATAGAAGACCATCTGGAAGATGAATTAACATCCCTTGGAGATGGAGCTTTGGCCCTAGATTCCTCAGAACAGTCTTCAGtctcagaaagacaaaaaggtaCACATAGAGACAAAAAACGTCCTACAGAACAGTTTGACCTGCTTCAGGATCATTTGTGGGAGCATAAGTCAGCAGGAAATGCAGGTCCCTCTCAAGACACAGGCAGCTCACTCAATGCAGCTAACAGTTCAAGTAGCTTGGAGCCACATGAAAAACAGCCCTGCTTTAGAGTTGCCAAAGAGCATGCTATGCCTAAAGATTTAAAGAAAGTGTTAGAAAATAAAGTCATAGAAACATTACCAGGTCTCCAGCATATGAACATATCAGTAGTGAAAACCATCTTGTTGAAAGAGAACTTCCCTGGAGAAAACATCATTTCAAAAAGCTTTTCTGCTCACTCTGATCTGATTACAGGTGTTTATGAAGGAGGTTTAAAAATCTGGGAATGTACCTTTGACCTCCTGGCATATTTTACAAAGGCCAAAGTGAAATTTGCTGGGAAAAAAGTGTTGGATCTTGGTTGTGGATCAGGGTTGCTGGGTATAATGGCGTTCAAGGGAGGTGCCAAAGAAATTCATTTTCAAGATTATAACAGTGTGGTGATTGATGAAGTAACCTTACCTAATGTAGTGGCTAACTCCACTTtggaagatgaagaaaatgatgtaAACGAACCAGATGTGAAAAGGTTCAGGAAATCAAAAGTAGCACAAGCACTATGTAAATTCCGGTTCTTTTCTGGGGAGTGGTCTGAGTTTTGTAAGCTTTTACTAAGCAGTGAAGAACGTTTTGAAAAATATGATCTCATTCTTACCTCAGAAACCATTTACAATCCAGGTTATTATGGTCCTCTGCACCAAACATTCCTTAGATTGTTAGATAAAAATGGACGGGTGCTTTTGGCCAGCAAAGCACATTATTTTGGTGTGGGTGGAGGTACTCATCTCTTTCAGAAGTTTGTTGAAGACAGGAATGTATTTGAGATGAGAACGCTCGAAATAATTGATGAAGGACTAAAGAGATTCCTAATTGAGATGAATTT
Proteins encoded in this region:
- the METTL18 gene encoding histidine protein methyltransferase 1 homolog, with product MTFQFNFTIEDHLEDELTSLGDGALALDSSEQSSVSERQKGTHRDKKRPTEQFDLLQDHLWEHKSAGNAGPSQDTGSSLNAANSSSSLEPHEKQPCFRVAKEHAMPKDLKKVLENKVIETLPGLQHMNISVVKTILLKENFPGENIISKSFSAHSDLITGVYEGGLKIWECTFDLLAYFTKAKVKFAGKKVLDLGCGSGLLGIMAFKGGAKEIHFQDYNSVVIDEVTLPNVVANSTLEDEENDVNEPDVKRFRKSKVAQALCKFRFFSGEWSEFCKLLLSSEERFEKYDLILTSETIYNPGYYGPLHQTFLRLLDKNGRVLLASKAHYFGVGGGTHLFQKFVEDRNVFEMRTLEIIDEGLKRFLIEMNFKYPS